One window from the genome of Hippoglossus hippoglossus isolate fHipHip1 chromosome 6, fHipHip1.pri, whole genome shotgun sequence encodes:
- the LOC117762668 gene encoding fatty acyl-CoA hydrolase precursor, medium chain-like isoform X3 — MEPRAKQTVLSLLSVLSVCAAAAADPHAPEVHTKLGSLRGEYVSVKGKEPGVHAFLGVPFAKPPIGPALRLAAPQPAEGWEGTRDATKQPPICVQNKEMLLDVIEKLDIGVAHVPDISEDCLYLNIYTPANRAQDATLPVMVWIHGGGFTSGSASIYDGSALAAYQDVVVVMIQYRLGFLGLLSTGDEHMSGNFGLLDQVEALRWTQQHIHNFGGDPDSVTIFGESAGGVSVSLLLLSPLTEGLLHRGIAESGTAAMDILLISDPLPMAQMIANRSGCSLESTEKISHCLKNLDFNSVVTFAKDETLRFGVNVDGHFLNQTVNEIFLKKEFPTVPLMTGVNNDEGGWLLPSVIGPPNWTEGLDREQVVNIISMFFSDPKTAIIRDMILDEYIGTGEDRVKNRNGFTQLLGDMLFNIPAIKTANAHRDAGAPVYLYEYHHAPSALKAKRPSFVGSDHADEIFTVSGFCFTTTHVKLLDKCPEEEEDFSRIMMSYWGNFARTGSPNGHGLVHWPKYGAEEEYLSIALKEQTPARQLKKEQFVFMTQTLPEKLRQYAEQMERSEL; from the exons ATGGAGCCCCGTGCAAAGCAAACTGTCCTCAGTCTCCTGTCAGTGCTgagtgtctgtgctgctgctgctgctgacccaCATG CACCTGAAGTTCACACGAAGCTCGGGAGCCTGAGAGGTGAGTATGTGAGTGTAAAGGGGAAGGAGCCCGGGGTCCACGCCTTCCTGGGTGTCCCGTTTGCCAAGCCACCCATAGGCCCTGCTCTGAGACTGGCTGCACCCCAGCCTGCAGAGGGATGGGAGGGAACGAGAGATGCTACCAAGCAGCCGCCCAT TTGTGTTCAGAATAAAGAGATGCTTTTAGATGTGATTGAGAAATTGGACATTGGGGTGGCAcatgttccagacatttcagAAGATTGCCTCTACCTCAACATCTACACGCCTGCAAACAGAGCTCAAGATGCCACGCTCCCG GTCATGGTCTGGATCCATGGCGGAGGGTTTACTTCGGGGTCAGCCTCAATTTACGATGGTTCCGCCCTGGCTGCTTACCAGGATGTGGTCGTAGTTATGATCCAGTACCGCTTGGGATTCCTGGGCTTGCTCAG CACTGGAGATGAGCACATGTCCGGGAACTTTGGCTTGTTGGACCAGGTTGAAGCTCTGAGGTGGACCCAGCAGCACATTCACAACTTTGGCGGAGACCCAGATTCAGTAACGATATTTGGGGAGTCTGCTGGTGGAGTGAGCGTGTCCCTCCTG CTCCTCTCACCATTGACCGAAGGCCTGCTCCACCGTGGCATCGCTGAGAGCGGCACTGCTGCAATGGATATACTCTTGATAAGTGATCCTCTTCCAATGGCACAG ATGATAGCAAATAGATCTGGCTGTAGCCTGGAAAGCACAGAGAAGATCAGCCACTGCTTGAAAAACCTCGACTTCAATTCTGTTGTGACATTTGCAAAG GATGAAACCTTGAGATTTGGTGTAAACGTTGATGGACACTTTCTGAATCAAACTGTGAATGAGATTTTCCTGAAAAAGGAATTTCCCACTGTGCCTTTAATGACCGGTGTTAATAATGATGAAGGTGGCTGGTTACTTCCAAGTGTAA TTGGTCCTCCAAACTGGACAGAGGGATTAGATCGGGAGCAGGTGGTCAACATAATCTCCATGTTTTTCAGTGAT CCCAAAACTGCAATCATCAGAGATATGATTTTAGATGAATACATCGGAACCGGTGAAGATCgagtgaaaaacagaaatggatTCACTCAGTTGCTGGGAGATATGTTATTTAACATTCCAGCTATCAAGACTGCTAATGCCCACAGAG ATGCAGGCGCCCCTGTATACCTGTATGAGTACCATCATGCTCCCAGTGCCCTGAAGGCAAAAAGGCCAAGCTTTGTTGGGAGTGACCATGCAGATGAAATCTTCACAGTATCAGGATTCTGTTTCACAACCACCCATGTCAAATTACTTG ATAAATGcccagaagaggaggaagattttAGCAGAATCATGATGAGCTACTGGGGCAACTTTGCTCGCACAGG TTCTCCTAATGGGCACGGCCTTGTCCACTGGCCTAAGTatggagcagaagaagaataCCTGTCGATCGCACTGAAGGAGCAGACACCTGCTCGGCAGCTGAAGAAGGAGCAGTTTGTCTTCATGACTCAGACCCTCCCAGAGAAGCTCCGACAATACGCAGAGCAGATGGAGCGCAGCGAGCTGTAG
- the LOC117762668 gene encoding fatty acyl-CoA hydrolase precursor, medium chain-like isoform X1, translating to MEPRAKQTVLSLLSVLSVCAAAAADPHAPEVHTKLGSLRGEYVSVKGKEPGVHAFLGVPFAKPPIGPALRLAAPQPAEGWEGTRDATKQPPICVQNKEMLLDVIEKLDIGVAHVPDISEDCLYLNIYTPANRAQDATLPVMVWIHGGGFTSGSASIYDGSALAAYQDVVVVMIQYRLGFLGLLSTGDEHMSGNFGLLDQVEALRWTQQHIHNFGGDPDSVTIFGESAGGVSVSLLLLSPLTEGLLHRGIAESGTAAMDILLISDPLPMAQMIANRSGCSLESTEKISHCLKNLDFNSVVTFAKDETLRFGVNVDGHFLNQTVNEIFLKKEFPTVPLMTGVNNDEGGWLLPSLFGPPNWTEGLDREQVVNIISMFFSDPKTAIIRDMILDEYIGTGEDRVKNRNGFTQLLGDMLFNIPAIKTANAHRDAGAPVYLYEYHHAPSALKAKRPSFVGSDHADEIFTVSGFCFTTTHVKLLDKCPEEEEDFSRIMMSYWGNFARTGSPNGHGLVHWPKYGAEEEYLSIALKEQTPARQLKKEQFVFMTQTLPEKLRQYAEQMERSEL from the exons ATGGAGCCCCGTGCAAAGCAAACTGTCCTCAGTCTCCTGTCAGTGCTgagtgtctgtgctgctgctgctgctgacccaCATG CACCTGAAGTTCACACGAAGCTCGGGAGCCTGAGAGGTGAGTATGTGAGTGTAAAGGGGAAGGAGCCCGGGGTCCACGCCTTCCTGGGTGTCCCGTTTGCCAAGCCACCCATAGGCCCTGCTCTGAGACTGGCTGCACCCCAGCCTGCAGAGGGATGGGAGGGAACGAGAGATGCTACCAAGCAGCCGCCCAT TTGTGTTCAGAATAAAGAGATGCTTTTAGATGTGATTGAGAAATTGGACATTGGGGTGGCAcatgttccagacatttcagAAGATTGCCTCTACCTCAACATCTACACGCCTGCAAACAGAGCTCAAGATGCCACGCTCCCG GTCATGGTCTGGATCCATGGCGGAGGGTTTACTTCGGGGTCAGCCTCAATTTACGATGGTTCCGCCCTGGCTGCTTACCAGGATGTGGTCGTAGTTATGATCCAGTACCGCTTGGGATTCCTGGGCTTGCTCAG CACTGGAGATGAGCACATGTCCGGGAACTTTGGCTTGTTGGACCAGGTTGAAGCTCTGAGGTGGACCCAGCAGCACATTCACAACTTTGGCGGAGACCCAGATTCAGTAACGATATTTGGGGAGTCTGCTGGTGGAGTGAGCGTGTCCCTCCTG CTCCTCTCACCATTGACCGAAGGCCTGCTCCACCGTGGCATCGCTGAGAGCGGCACTGCTGCAATGGATATACTCTTGATAAGTGATCCTCTTCCAATGGCACAG ATGATAGCAAATAGATCTGGCTGTAGCCTGGAAAGCACAGAGAAGATCAGCCACTGCTTGAAAAACCTCGACTTCAATTCTGTTGTGACATTTGCAAAG GATGAAACCTTGAGATTTGGTGTAAACGTTGATGGACACTTTCTGAATCAAACTGTGAATGAGATTTTCCTGAAAAAGGAATTTCCCACTGTGCCTTTAATGACCGGTGTTAATAATGATGAAGGTGGCTGGTTACTTCCAAGT CTTTTTGGTCCTCCAAACTGGACAGAGGGATTAGATCGGGAGCAGGTGGTCAACATAATCTCCATGTTTTTCAGTGAT CCCAAAACTGCAATCATCAGAGATATGATTTTAGATGAATACATCGGAACCGGTGAAGATCgagtgaaaaacagaaatggatTCACTCAGTTGCTGGGAGATATGTTATTTAACATTCCAGCTATCAAGACTGCTAATGCCCACAGAG ATGCAGGCGCCCCTGTATACCTGTATGAGTACCATCATGCTCCCAGTGCCCTGAAGGCAAAAAGGCCAAGCTTTGTTGGGAGTGACCATGCAGATGAAATCTTCACAGTATCAGGATTCTGTTTCACAACCACCCATGTCAAATTACTTG ATAAATGcccagaagaggaggaagattttAGCAGAATCATGATGAGCTACTGGGGCAACTTTGCTCGCACAGG TTCTCCTAATGGGCACGGCCTTGTCCACTGGCCTAAGTatggagcagaagaagaataCCTGTCGATCGCACTGAAGGAGCAGACACCTGCTCGGCAGCTGAAGAAGGAGCAGTTTGTCTTCATGACTCAGACCCTCCCAGAGAAGCTCCGACAATACGCAGAGCAGATGGAGCGCAGCGAGCTGTAG
- the LOC117762668 gene encoding fatty acyl-CoA hydrolase precursor, medium chain-like isoform X2, translating into MEPRAKQTVLSLLSVLSVCAAAAADPHAPEVHTKLGSLRGEYVSVKGKEPGVHAFLGVPFAKPPIGPALRLAAPQPAEGWEGTRDATKQPPICVQNKEMLLDVIEKLDIGVAHVPDISEDCLYLNIYTPANRAQDATLPVMVWIHGGGFTSGSASIYDGSALAAYQDVVVVMIQYRLGFLGLLSTGDEHMSGNFGLLDQVEALRWTQQHIHNFGGDPDSVTIFGESAGGVSVSLLLLSPLTEGLLHRGIAESGTAAMDILLISDPLPMAQMIANRSGCSLESTEKISHCLKNLDFNSVVTFAKVETLRFGVNVDGHFLNQTVNEIFLKKEFPTVPLMTGVNNDEGGWLLPSLFGPPNWTEGLDREQVVNIISMFFSDPKTAIIRDMILDEYIGTGEDRVKNRNGFTQLLGDMLFNIPAIKTANAHRDAGAPVYLYEYHHAPSALKAKRPSFVGSDHADEIFTVSGFCFTTTHVKLLDKCPEEEEDFSRIMMSYWGNFARTGSPNGHGLVHWPKYGAEEEYLSIALKEQTPARQLKKEQFVFMTQTLPEKLRQYAEQMERSEL; encoded by the exons ATGGAGCCCCGTGCAAAGCAAACTGTCCTCAGTCTCCTGTCAGTGCTgagtgtctgtgctgctgctgctgctgacccaCATG CACCTGAAGTTCACACGAAGCTCGGGAGCCTGAGAGGTGAGTATGTGAGTGTAAAGGGGAAGGAGCCCGGGGTCCACGCCTTCCTGGGTGTCCCGTTTGCCAAGCCACCCATAGGCCCTGCTCTGAGACTGGCTGCACCCCAGCCTGCAGAGGGATGGGAGGGAACGAGAGATGCTACCAAGCAGCCGCCCAT TTGTGTTCAGAATAAAGAGATGCTTTTAGATGTGATTGAGAAATTGGACATTGGGGTGGCAcatgttccagacatttcagAAGATTGCCTCTACCTCAACATCTACACGCCTGCAAACAGAGCTCAAGATGCCACGCTCCCG GTCATGGTCTGGATCCATGGCGGAGGGTTTACTTCGGGGTCAGCCTCAATTTACGATGGTTCCGCCCTGGCTGCTTACCAGGATGTGGTCGTAGTTATGATCCAGTACCGCTTGGGATTCCTGGGCTTGCTCAG CACTGGAGATGAGCACATGTCCGGGAACTTTGGCTTGTTGGACCAGGTTGAAGCTCTGAGGTGGACCCAGCAGCACATTCACAACTTTGGCGGAGACCCAGATTCAGTAACGATATTTGGGGAGTCTGCTGGTGGAGTGAGCGTGTCCCTCCTG CTCCTCTCACCATTGACCGAAGGCCTGCTCCACCGTGGCATCGCTGAGAGCGGCACTGCTGCAATGGATATACTCTTGATAAGTGATCCTCTTCCAATGGCACAG ATGATAGCAAATAGATCTGGCTGTAGCCTGGAAAGCACAGAGAAGATCAGCCACTGCTTGAAAAACCTCGACTTCAATTCTGTTGTGACATTTGCAAAGGTG GAAACCTTGAGATTTGGTGTAAACGTTGATGGACACTTTCTGAATCAAACTGTGAATGAGATTTTCCTGAAAAAGGAATTTCCCACTGTGCCTTTAATGACCGGTGTTAATAATGATGAAGGTGGCTGGTTACTTCCAAGT CTTTTTGGTCCTCCAAACTGGACAGAGGGATTAGATCGGGAGCAGGTGGTCAACATAATCTCCATGTTTTTCAGTGAT CCCAAAACTGCAATCATCAGAGATATGATTTTAGATGAATACATCGGAACCGGTGAAGATCgagtgaaaaacagaaatggatTCACTCAGTTGCTGGGAGATATGTTATTTAACATTCCAGCTATCAAGACTGCTAATGCCCACAGAG ATGCAGGCGCCCCTGTATACCTGTATGAGTACCATCATGCTCCCAGTGCCCTGAAGGCAAAAAGGCCAAGCTTTGTTGGGAGTGACCATGCAGATGAAATCTTCACAGTATCAGGATTCTGTTTCACAACCACCCATGTCAAATTACTTG ATAAATGcccagaagaggaggaagattttAGCAGAATCATGATGAGCTACTGGGGCAACTTTGCTCGCACAGG TTCTCCTAATGGGCACGGCCTTGTCCACTGGCCTAAGTatggagcagaagaagaataCCTGTCGATCGCACTGAAGGAGCAGACACCTGCTCGGCAGCTGAAGAAGGAGCAGTTTGTCTTCATGACTCAGACCCTCCCAGAGAAGCTCCGACAATACGCAGAGCAGATGGAGCGCAGCGAGCTGTAG
- the LOC117762666 gene encoding fatty acyl-CoA hydrolase precursor, medium chain-like isoform X1, translating into MNKRVFYIGGNRDAVPSPRLPFTAGVRETVPAARHRVVKRKLRRRCFLCAGPESRRETMEPRAKQIVLSLLSVLSVCAAAAADPHAPEVHTKLGSLRGEYVSVKGKEPGVHAFLGVPFAKPPIGPALRLAAPQPAEGWEGTRDATKQPPICVQNKEMLLYLIENVDIGVAHVPDISEDCLYLNIYTPANRAQDATLPVMVWIHGGGFTLGSASIYDGSALAAYQDVVVVMIQYRLGFLGFLSTGDEHMSGNFGLLDQVEALRWTQQHIHNFGGDPDSVTIVGESAGGVSVSLLLLSPLTEGLLHRGIAESGTAAMDTILISDPLPMAQMVANRSGCSLESTEKISHCLKNLDFNSVVTIAKVETLRFGVNVDGHFLNQTVNEIFLKKEFPTVPLMTGVNNDEGGWLLPSFMCPPNWTEGLDREQVVNVILMFFSDPKTAIIRDMILDEYIGTGEDRVKNRNGFTQLLGDMLFNIPAIKTANAHRDAGAPVYLYEYHHAPSALKAKRPSFVGCDHGDEIFTVSGFCFTTTHVKLLDKCPEEEEDFSRIMMSYWGNFARTGSPNGHGLVHWPKYGAEEEYLSIALKEQTPARQLKKEQFVFMTQTLPEKLRQYAEQMERSEL; encoded by the exons ATGAATAAGCGAGTCTTCTACATTGGGGGAAATCGAGACGCTGTCCCGTCGCCCCGCCTCCCCTTTACAGCAGGCGTGAGAGAAACCGTCCCCGCTGCTCGACACCGAGTTGTAAAAAGGAAACTTCGCAGGCGGTGCTTCCTGTGTGCTGGACCCgaaagcaggagagagaccATGGAGCCCCGTGCAAAGCAAATTGTCCTCAGTCTCCTGTCAGTGCTgagtgtctgtgctgctgctgctgctgacccaCATG CACCTGAAGTTCACACGAAGCTCGGGAGCCTGAGAGGTGAGTATGTGAGTGTAAAGGGGAAGGAGCCCGGGGTCCACGCCTTCCTGGGTGTCCCGTTTGCCAAGCCACCCATAGGCCCTGCTCTGAGACTGGCTGCACCCCAGCCTGCAGAGGGATGGGAGGGAACGAGAGACGCTACCAAGCAGCCGCCCAT TTGTGTTCAGAATAAAGAGATGCTTTTATATCTGATTGAGAACGTCGACATTGGGGTGGCAcatgttccagacatttcagAAGACTGCCTCTACCTCAACATCTACACGCCTGCAAACAGAGCTCAAGATGCCACGCTCCCG GTCATGGTCTGGATCCATGGCGGAGGGTTTACTTTGGGGTCAGCCTCAATTTACGATGGTTCCGCCCTGGCTGCTTACCAGGATGTGGTCGTAGTTATGATCCAGTACCGCTTGGGATTCCTGGGCTTCCTAAG CACTGGAGATGAGCACATGTCCGGGAACTTTGGCTTGTTGGACCAGGTTGAAGCTCTGAGGTGGACCCAGCAGCACATTCACAACTTTGGCGGAGACCCAGATTCAGTAACGATAGTTGGGGAGTCTGCTGGTGGAGTGAGCGTGTCCCTCCTG CTCCTCTCACCATTGACCGAAGGCCTGCTCCACCGTGGCATCGCTGAGAGCGGCACTGCTGCAATGGATACAATCTTGATAAGTGATCCTCTTCCAATGGCACAG ATGGTAGCAAATAGATCTGGCTGTAGCCTGGAAAGCACAGAGAAGATCAGCCACTGCTTGAAAAACCTTGACTTCAATTCTGTTGTGACTATTGCAAAGGTG GAAACCTTGAGATTTGGTGTAAACGTTGATGGACACTTTCTGAATCAAACTGTGAATGAGATTTTCCTGAAAAAGGAATTTCCCACTGTGCCTTTAATGACCGGTGTTAATAATGATGAAGGTGGCTGGTTACTTCCAAGT TTTATGTGTCCTCCAAACTGGACAGAGGGATTAGATCGGGAGCAGGTGGTCAACGTAATCTTAATGTTTTTCAGTGAT CCCAAAACTGCAATCATCAGAGATATGATTTTAGATGAATACATCGGAACCGGTGAAGATCgagtgaaaaacagaaatggatTCACTCAGTTGCTGGGAGATATGTTATTTAACATTCCAGCTATCAAGACTGCTAATGCCCACAGAG ATGCAGGCGCCCCTGTATACCTGTATGAGTACCATCATGCTCCCAGTGCCCTGAAGGCAAAAAGGCCAAGCTTTGTTGGGTGTGACCATGGAGATGAAATCTTCACAGTATCAGGATTCTGTTTCACAACCACCCATGTCAAATTACTTG ATAAATGcccagaagaggaggaagattttAGCAGAATCATGATGAGCTACTGGGGCAACTTTGCTCGCACAGG TTCTCCTAATGGGCACGGCCTTGTCCACTGGCCTAAGTatggagcagaagaagaataCCTGTCGATCGCACTGAAGGAGCAGACACCTGCTCGGCAGCTGAAGAAGGAGCAGTTTGTCTTCATGACTCAGACCCTCCCAGAGAAGCTCCGACAATACGCAGAGCAGATGGAGCGCAGCGAGCTGTAG
- the LOC117762666 gene encoding fatty acyl-CoA hydrolase precursor, medium chain-like isoform X2: protein MNKRVFYIGGNRDAVPSPRLPFTAGVRETVPAARHRVVKRKLRRRCFLCAGPESRRETMEPRAKQIVLSLLSVLSVCAAAAADPHAPEVHTKLGSLRGEYVSVKGKEPGVHAFLGVPFAKPPIGPALRLAAPQPAEGWEGTRDATKQPPICVQNKEMLLYLIENVDIGVAHVPDISEDCLYLNIYTPANRAQDATLPVMVWIHGGGFTLGSASIYDGSALAAYQDVVVVMIQYRLGFLGFLSTGDEHMSGNFGLLDQVEALRWTQQHIHNFGGDPDSVTIVGESAGGVSVSLLLLSPLTEGLLHRGIAESGTAAMDTILISDPLPMAQMVANRSGCSLESTEKISHCLKNLDFNSVVTIAKDETLRFGVNVDGHFLNQTVNEIFLKKEFPTVPLMTGVNNDEGGWLLPSFMCPPNWTEGLDREQVVNVILMFFSDPKTAIIRDMILDEYIGTGEDRVKNRNGFTQLLGDMLFNIPAIKTANAHRDAGAPVYLYEYHHAPSALKAKRPSFVGCDHGDEIFTVSGFCFTTTHVKLLDKCPEEEEDFSRIMMSYWGNFARTGSPNGHGLVHWPKYGAEEEYLSIALKEQTPARQLKKEQFVFMTQTLPEKLRQYAEQMERSEL from the exons ATGAATAAGCGAGTCTTCTACATTGGGGGAAATCGAGACGCTGTCCCGTCGCCCCGCCTCCCCTTTACAGCAGGCGTGAGAGAAACCGTCCCCGCTGCTCGACACCGAGTTGTAAAAAGGAAACTTCGCAGGCGGTGCTTCCTGTGTGCTGGACCCgaaagcaggagagagaccATGGAGCCCCGTGCAAAGCAAATTGTCCTCAGTCTCCTGTCAGTGCTgagtgtctgtgctgctgctgctgctgacccaCATG CACCTGAAGTTCACACGAAGCTCGGGAGCCTGAGAGGTGAGTATGTGAGTGTAAAGGGGAAGGAGCCCGGGGTCCACGCCTTCCTGGGTGTCCCGTTTGCCAAGCCACCCATAGGCCCTGCTCTGAGACTGGCTGCACCCCAGCCTGCAGAGGGATGGGAGGGAACGAGAGACGCTACCAAGCAGCCGCCCAT TTGTGTTCAGAATAAAGAGATGCTTTTATATCTGATTGAGAACGTCGACATTGGGGTGGCAcatgttccagacatttcagAAGACTGCCTCTACCTCAACATCTACACGCCTGCAAACAGAGCTCAAGATGCCACGCTCCCG GTCATGGTCTGGATCCATGGCGGAGGGTTTACTTTGGGGTCAGCCTCAATTTACGATGGTTCCGCCCTGGCTGCTTACCAGGATGTGGTCGTAGTTATGATCCAGTACCGCTTGGGATTCCTGGGCTTCCTAAG CACTGGAGATGAGCACATGTCCGGGAACTTTGGCTTGTTGGACCAGGTTGAAGCTCTGAGGTGGACCCAGCAGCACATTCACAACTTTGGCGGAGACCCAGATTCAGTAACGATAGTTGGGGAGTCTGCTGGTGGAGTGAGCGTGTCCCTCCTG CTCCTCTCACCATTGACCGAAGGCCTGCTCCACCGTGGCATCGCTGAGAGCGGCACTGCTGCAATGGATACAATCTTGATAAGTGATCCTCTTCCAATGGCACAG ATGGTAGCAAATAGATCTGGCTGTAGCCTGGAAAGCACAGAGAAGATCAGCCACTGCTTGAAAAACCTTGACTTCAATTCTGTTGTGACTATTGCAAAG GATGAAACCTTGAGATTTGGTGTAAACGTTGATGGACACTTTCTGAATCAAACTGTGAATGAGATTTTCCTGAAAAAGGAATTTCCCACTGTGCCTTTAATGACCGGTGTTAATAATGATGAAGGTGGCTGGTTACTTCCAAGT TTTATGTGTCCTCCAAACTGGACAGAGGGATTAGATCGGGAGCAGGTGGTCAACGTAATCTTAATGTTTTTCAGTGAT CCCAAAACTGCAATCATCAGAGATATGATTTTAGATGAATACATCGGAACCGGTGAAGATCgagtgaaaaacagaaatggatTCACTCAGTTGCTGGGAGATATGTTATTTAACATTCCAGCTATCAAGACTGCTAATGCCCACAGAG ATGCAGGCGCCCCTGTATACCTGTATGAGTACCATCATGCTCCCAGTGCCCTGAAGGCAAAAAGGCCAAGCTTTGTTGGGTGTGACCATGGAGATGAAATCTTCACAGTATCAGGATTCTGTTTCACAACCACCCATGTCAAATTACTTG ATAAATGcccagaagaggaggaagattttAGCAGAATCATGATGAGCTACTGGGGCAACTTTGCTCGCACAGG TTCTCCTAATGGGCACGGCCTTGTCCACTGGCCTAAGTatggagcagaagaagaataCCTGTCGATCGCACTGAAGGAGCAGACACCTGCTCGGCAGCTGAAGAAGGAGCAGTTTGTCTTCATGACTCAGACCCTCCCAGAGAAGCTCCGACAATACGCAGAGCAGATGGAGCGCAGCGAGCTGTAG